One segment of Acaryochloris thomasi RCC1774 DNA contains the following:
- a CDS encoding TrkH family potassium uptake protein: protein MRYHQLLRQRYRAIFGYTGLVCFISGLTILAPLLALIFYPEELSLAWGLLLPGLGMALVGLLLWKELAPKKSVSLTLPEGAVIVVLSWIVAISIGTIPFITIQDLTFTQAIFESTSGWTTTGLSVVDVTQASHLILLFRSTIELAGGAGLAIITLSALAGPSGSGLSSAEGRSDQLAPNVRRSGKLVLSLYSGYVAIGIVALRVAGMGWFDAVNHSFAALSTGGFSTRTDSIGYWDSPAVEAVTIVLMLFGTLSFVTGYLLLTGKFKAVIRNGEIRLQALMIPLCALLLLLGVTTGLYPTLEKAIRVAIFETVTALSTTGFSTVGYGDWNSFGWLVMIPLMLIGGGSGSTAGGIKQHRIYVLYRALIWEVRRMLLPKSAVTEPDAWQGEQRQFLSDAKIRQIALFVFLYLLVFGIGSSITAAYGYPLKDSLFEYASTLGTVGLSIGVTAADAPTGLLWVQSIGMFLGRLEFFTVFVGILQMVRDVPVPVR, encoded by the coding sequence ATGCGATATCATCAACTGCTGCGCCAGCGCTACCGAGCGATTTTTGGCTACACCGGACTGGTGTGTTTTATTTCTGGTCTGACGATTCTGGCCCCTCTGCTAGCCCTGATCTTTTACCCTGAAGAGCTGTCCCTCGCTTGGGGGCTTCTTCTGCCGGGGCTGGGTATGGCGCTAGTCGGTCTATTGCTGTGGAAAGAACTTGCTCCCAAAAAGAGTGTGAGTTTGACTTTGCCAGAGGGGGCCGTGATTGTGGTTTTGTCTTGGATTGTTGCGATCTCAATTGGCACCATCCCCTTCATCACGATCCAAGATCTCACCTTTACCCAGGCCATCTTCGAGTCCACCAGCGGCTGGACCACAACGGGCCTATCGGTCGTAGACGTGACCCAAGCCTCCCATTTAATTCTTTTGTTTCGGAGCACCATTGAGCTAGCCGGAGGCGCAGGTCTAGCGATTATCACTCTCAGCGCCTTAGCCGGTCCCTCAGGATCTGGCCTATCTTCTGCAGAAGGCCGCAGTGATCAGCTCGCCCCCAACGTTCGTCGGTCAGGCAAACTTGTCTTGAGTCTCTACAGCGGCTACGTCGCCATCGGAATTGTTGCCCTTCGAGTGGCTGGGATGGGCTGGTTTGATGCCGTGAACCACTCTTTCGCAGCTCTCTCCACAGGCGGGTTCTCGACGCGAACAGATTCGATTGGTTACTGGGATAGTCCGGCGGTGGAAGCCGTCACAATTGTACTGATGCTGTTTGGTACCCTGAGTTTTGTCACAGGCTACCTGCTGCTCACAGGCAAGTTCAAAGCGGTGATTCGCAACGGTGAGATCCGCCTACAGGCATTGATGATTCCTCTGTGTGCTCTGCTCCTCTTGCTGGGTGTAACGACCGGACTTTATCCCACCCTAGAGAAAGCGATCCGGGTCGCCATTTTTGAAACCGTAACTGCCCTCTCCACCACAGGATTTTCCACCGTTGGCTATGGAGACTGGAATAGTTTCGGATGGTTAGTCATGATTCCCCTAATGCTTATCGGCGGTGGATCTGGCTCTACTGCTGGGGGTATCAAGCAACATCGAATCTATGTACTTTACAGAGCATTGATCTGGGAAGTCCGACGGATGCTGCTACCTAAAAGCGCCGTTACCGAACCAGATGCTTGGCAGGGTGAGCAAAGACAGTTCCTCAGCGATGCTAAAATTCGCCAAATTGCGCTGTTTGTCTTTTTATACCTGCTTGTTTTTGGGATTGGCAGCAGCATTACTGCCGCCTACGGTTACCCTCTTAAGGACAGCTTGTTTGAGTACGCCAGTACATTAGGAACGGTGGGGCTGTCGATTGGGGTCACTGCGGCAGATGCCCCGACTGGCTTGCTTTGGGTGCAAAGCATTGGTATGTTCCTGGGACGCCTGGAGTTCTTTACCGTTTTTGTCGGCATCCTCCAAATGGTTCGAGACGTACCGGTTCCAGTTCGATAG
- a CDS encoding HAMP domain-containing sensor histidine kinase, with translation MSLALVILVCGWGVVNLRRLGKASDAILRENYRSILAAENMIDAIERQDSATLLVLLENQSQGTRQFREHEIDFLQWLGRAKDNITIMGEAQQLEALENDYRDYLIAFSQMPDLRSAKQTDSDYYYKTLLPQFQEVREGCSELRDLNQKTMLSASEEAQLVSQQATWSMIVTGAAAAGLGLAFSLILSDRLGRPLREMTLATEQIAEGDYDVTLEVNTKDELGQLAHEITTMSRKLKAFRQLNVGKVIAEKQRSEAIISSIVDGLVVVDDQFKIIAINPTAAAILQTTPKQAQDVSFLEVVHSESLFEHVKATAQSGQPPELDEEQSILEMERDHNIQYYKFAITPVTTDRDKMLGVVLLLQDVTKFKELDQLKSDFVATASHELRTPLTGMTMSINLLLETAKQKLSDTEQELLQTAQEDIQRLRALVNDLLDLSKIESGRIEMELVPVDVGLLIKKALSPFQMQVEEKSVELIEQIPEELPKVKADANKITWVLTNLVANALRYTEAGGQIRVAAQPRQDVIYVSVADDGDGIPVEYQARIFDKFVQVETEKDVGGSGLGLAICKEMIKAHGGTIWVDSIPGQGSTFTFTLPIVDRSPVTEGDSMHV, from the coding sequence GTGTCTCTAGCACTAGTCATTCTCGTTTGCGGCTGGGGAGTGGTGAATCTGCGACGGCTGGGGAAGGCCAGCGACGCAATCTTACGAGAGAACTATCGCAGTATCCTTGCCGCAGAGAATATGATCGACGCTATCGAGCGTCAGGATAGCGCCACTCTTTTGGTGTTGCTAGAGAATCAGTCTCAGGGAACGAGACAGTTCCGTGAACATGAAATTGATTTTTTACAGTGGCTGGGGCGCGCCAAGGACAACATTACAATCATGGGCGAAGCCCAGCAATTAGAGGCTTTAGAGAATGACTACCGGGACTATCTGATTGCGTTTTCTCAAATGCCAGACCTGCGTTCAGCAAAACAGACTGACTCTGACTACTACTACAAAACTTTGCTGCCTCAGTTTCAAGAGGTCCGTGAGGGGTGTAGTGAGCTGCGAGATTTGAATCAAAAAACAATGCTGTCGGCTTCTGAGGAAGCGCAGCTGGTTTCCCAGCAGGCGACCTGGTCAATGATTGTGACGGGAGCAGCAGCAGCAGGTTTAGGCTTAGCTTTCAGCCTGATTCTCTCAGATCGACTTGGACGGCCCCTGCGCGAAATGACGCTGGCCACAGAACAGATTGCAGAGGGTGACTATGATGTCACTCTCGAAGTGAATACAAAGGATGAGCTGGGTCAGCTTGCCCACGAGATTACGACGATGAGTCGCAAACTGAAAGCCTTTCGTCAGCTTAACGTGGGCAAGGTGATTGCAGAGAAGCAGCGCAGTGAGGCAATTATCTCTAGCATTGTCGATGGTCTGGTGGTGGTGGATGATCAGTTCAAAATCATTGCGATTAACCCAACGGCTGCTGCAATCTTACAAACGACTCCTAAGCAAGCTCAGGATGTCTCCTTTCTAGAGGTGGTTCACAGTGAGTCGCTGTTTGAGCATGTGAAGGCAACAGCCCAATCTGGCCAACCTCCTGAACTGGACGAGGAGCAATCCATTTTGGAGATGGAGCGCGACCACAACATCCAGTACTACAAATTTGCCATCACCCCTGTCACCACCGATAGGGACAAAATGCTGGGGGTGGTGTTGCTGCTCCAGGATGTCACGAAGTTCAAAGAACTCGATCAGCTCAAGAGTGACTTTGTGGCTACAGCTTCCCACGAATTACGAACGCCGCTGACCGGCATGACCATGAGTATTAACCTGCTGCTAGAAACTGCCAAGCAGAAGCTTTCTGATACGGAGCAGGAGCTTCTACAGACGGCTCAAGAAGATATCCAGCGGCTGCGGGCACTCGTCAATGACCTCCTGGATCTATCCAAAATCGAGTCAGGTCGTATTGAGATGGAGCTAGTCCCGGTTGATGTGGGGCTTTTGATCAAGAAGGCTCTATCTCCTTTTCAGATGCAGGTAGAAGAGAAATCAGTGGAGCTCATTGAGCAAATTCCGGAAGAACTGCCTAAGGTTAAAGCAGATGCCAACAAAATTACTTGGGTGCTAACTAACTTGGTTGCTAATGCCCTTCGCTACACGGAAGCGGGCGGGCAGATTCGGGTAGCGGCCCAACCTCGCCAAGACGTAATTTATGTTTCTGTCGCCGATGATGGTGATGGCATTCCGGTAGAGTATCAAGCCCGAATTTTTGATAAGTTTGTGCAGGTCGAGACTGAAAAAGATGTCGGCGGCAGCGGTTTAGGACTAGCGATCTGCAAAGAGATGATCAAAGCTCACGGCGGAACCATCTGGGTGGACTCAATACCGGGCCAAGGCAGTACGTTTACCTTTACATTACCAATAGTGGATCGTTCACCAGTTACGGAAGGAGATTCAATGCATGTCTAG
- a CDS encoding sigma-54-dependent transcriptional regulator: MSSSNILVVDDEKSIRLTVAQSLEPQGYAVKTAVNGDDALARLKEQSFDLILTDLKMPGIDGMALIEQAVELYPEIKVIMISAHATVDNAVGAMKLGAVDFIQKPFTPQEIRDIVQRVLERQALGDQEEQDYGAMVELAKYQASERQFEVAIAQTKKAIGSDPSRPEAFDLLGMLQETLGDRLEALKNYRVAIDLDPTFESAKQNLDRATEDPSNRPTL; encoded by the coding sequence ATGTCTAGTTCAAATATCTTAGTCGTCGATGATGAGAAGAGCATCCGGCTAACGGTTGCCCAGTCCCTGGAACCTCAGGGCTATGCAGTAAAAACAGCGGTCAACGGAGATGATGCCCTCGCTCGACTCAAGGAGCAGAGCTTTGATCTGATTTTGACCGATCTCAAGATGCCCGGAATTGACGGCATGGCGCTGATTGAGCAGGCCGTGGAGCTGTACCCAGAAATTAAGGTGATCATGATTTCAGCCCACGCTACGGTGGACAACGCTGTGGGGGCCATGAAGTTGGGAGCCGTAGACTTCATCCAAAAGCCCTTTACCCCTCAAGAGATTCGAGATATTGTGCAGCGGGTGCTAGAGCGGCAAGCGCTCGGTGACCAAGAGGAGCAAGACTATGGTGCGATGGTAGAGCTGGCGAAATATCAGGCCAGTGAGCGACAGTTTGAGGTTGCGATCGCACAAACCAAAAAGGCCATCGGCTCTGACCCGTCTCGTCCTGAAGCCTTTGACTTGCTGGGAATGCTGCAGGAAACGTTGGGTGATCGTCTAGAAGCACTCAAGAATTATCGGGTCGCGATTGATTTAGATCCGACTTTTGAATCAGCGAAGCAAAATTTAGACCGCGCAACAGAAGATCCGAGCAACAGGCCAACGCTATAG
- the ileS gene encoding isoleucine--tRNA ligase: MTEAGQYKKTVNLPRTTFDMRANAVKREPELQAFWQEQQIYEDLSQNNPGELFVLHDGPPYANGDLHIGHALNKILKDTINKYQLLQGRKVRYVPGWDCHGLPIELKVLQNINPEHRANLTPLKLRWKARDFAVKTVEKQSKSFQRYGVWADWEHPYLTLKPEYEAAQIGVFGQMALKGYIYRGFKPVYWSPSSQTALAEAELEYPEGHTSRSIYVAFEVTKLSPEAENDLADYLPGLKVAIWTTTPWTIPGNLAVSLNPDLSYAVVKTATGEHLIVAEDLVEALATTLAGDLTVQTTISGKALEHSTYRHPLFDREGPLVMGDYVTTESGTGLVHTAPGHGQEDYQVGQQYGLAMLSPVDGNGQFTKEAGPFEGLNVLNGGNEAVIEALKSAGTLLKEEDYVHKYPYDWRTKKPVILRATEQWFASVDGFRKDVLDAIATVHWIPAQGENRITSMVSERSDWCISRQRNWGVPIPVFYDEADGEPLLNEETINHAQKIIAEKGSDAWWELSTEELLPEPYRSNGHSYRKGTDTMDVWFDSGSSWSAVLDQREALKYPAEIYLEGSDQHRGWFQSSLLTSVAAHGQAPYKTVLTHGFVLDEQGRKMSKSIGNVVDPTLVINGGRNQKQDPPYGADVLRLWVSSVDYASDVPLGKNILKQMSDVYRKIRNTARFLIGNLHDFDPAQNAVDYADLSQLDRYMLHRMTEVFAEVTDAFETYQFFRFFQAVQNFCVVDLSNFYLDIAKDRLYISAPDDVRRRSCQTVLAIALENLARAIAPVLSHMAEDIWQALPYAKSHASIFAAGWVQLEDNWQNASLAATWSQIRQVRQDVNKVLEEARSAKTIGSSLEAKVQLHVADNNLRQTLADLNPASDQKTNGIDELRYLFLASQVELLDSNDFAKTAQYSSKSDTLTVGVTPAQGHKCDRCWNYSEHVGASSQHPLLCERCVDVIESLISHEQIAQNEEGSWHPL, from the coding sequence GTGACAGAAGCAGGCCAGTACAAGAAAACCGTCAATCTGCCCCGCACGACCTTTGACATGCGGGCCAATGCCGTCAAGCGTGAACCCGAGCTACAGGCATTTTGGCAGGAACAGCAGATTTACGAAGACCTCTCCCAAAACAATCCGGGGGAACTGTTTGTACTGCACGACGGGCCGCCCTACGCCAACGGAGATCTGCACATTGGTCATGCCCTTAACAAGATTCTCAAGGATACGATTAACAAGTATCAACTCCTGCAAGGCCGCAAGGTCCGCTATGTACCGGGTTGGGACTGTCATGGTTTACCTATTGAGCTGAAGGTGCTGCAAAACATCAATCCTGAGCATCGCGCGAATTTAACGCCACTGAAGCTGCGCTGGAAAGCACGCGATTTTGCGGTCAAAACAGTCGAGAAACAGAGCAAGAGTTTCCAGCGGTACGGCGTATGGGCTGACTGGGAGCATCCCTATTTGACACTCAAGCCTGAATACGAGGCGGCTCAAATTGGTGTCTTTGGACAAATGGCCCTCAAGGGCTATATCTACCGGGGATTCAAGCCGGTTTACTGGAGTCCCAGTTCCCAAACAGCGCTGGCTGAGGCAGAGCTGGAATATCCCGAAGGACATACCTCTCGCAGTATCTATGTAGCGTTTGAGGTCACAAAGCTCTCACCTGAAGCAGAAAACGATCTAGCGGACTATCTCCCTGGACTAAAGGTGGCGATCTGGACAACCACACCTTGGACAATCCCCGGCAACTTAGCGGTGAGTCTCAATCCGGATCTCAGCTATGCGGTGGTCAAGACGGCTACTGGAGAACATCTGATTGTGGCGGAAGATTTGGTTGAGGCTTTGGCAACAACCCTCGCAGGAGATCTCACGGTTCAAACCACAATCTCTGGCAAGGCGCTAGAGCATTCGACCTATCGCCATCCTCTGTTTGACCGAGAAGGTCCTCTAGTGATGGGCGACTATGTGACCACTGAGTCTGGGACGGGACTGGTGCATACGGCTCCAGGACATGGTCAAGAGGATTATCAAGTAGGCCAGCAGTATGGTTTGGCGATGCTGTCTCCGGTGGACGGCAATGGTCAGTTCACAAAGGAAGCGGGACCATTTGAGGGACTCAATGTTCTCAACGGTGGAAATGAGGCCGTGATTGAGGCGCTCAAGTCTGCTGGCACGCTGCTAAAGGAAGAGGATTATGTTCATAAATATCCCTACGATTGGCGGACGAAGAAGCCGGTCATCTTGCGGGCGACGGAGCAGTGGTTTGCGTCTGTTGATGGCTTTCGAAAGGATGTGTTGGATGCGATCGCAACCGTCCACTGGATCCCCGCCCAAGGTGAAAATAGAATCACGTCAATGGTCTCCGAGCGGTCTGACTGGTGTATCTCTCGACAGCGTAACTGGGGCGTCCCCATCCCGGTGTTCTACGACGAAGCCGATGGCGAACCGCTCCTGAACGAAGAGACGATCAACCATGCCCAGAAGATTATCGCCGAAAAGGGATCGGATGCCTGGTGGGAGCTTTCCACAGAGGAACTATTGCCGGAGCCCTACCGCAGCAACGGCCATAGCTATCGCAAAGGCACCGACACAATGGATGTCTGGTTTGATTCCGGCTCTTCTTGGTCCGCCGTTCTCGATCAGCGTGAGGCGCTAAAATATCCAGCCGAGATCTATCTTGAAGGCTCTGACCAGCATCGTGGCTGGTTTCAGTCGAGCCTTTTGACCAGCGTCGCGGCCCACGGTCAGGCTCCCTATAAAACCGTTCTCACCCACGGATTCGTCCTCGATGAACAGGGACGCAAGATGAGCAAATCCATCGGCAACGTTGTTGATCCAACACTGGTGATCAATGGGGGTAGAAATCAAAAGCAAGATCCACCCTACGGCGCTGATGTACTACGCCTTTGGGTCTCATCCGTAGACTACGCCTCTGATGTGCCGCTGGGGAAAAACATCCTCAAGCAAATGTCGGATGTCTATCGCAAGATCCGCAATACAGCGCGATTCTTAATCGGTAATCTCCATGATTTTGATCCGGCTCAGAATGCAGTGGACTATGCCGATCTGTCTCAGCTCGATCGCTATATGCTCCATCGGATGACTGAGGTGTTCGCTGAAGTTACCGATGCCTTCGAGACCTATCAGTTTTTCCGCTTTTTCCAGGCTGTGCAGAATTTCTGTGTGGTAGACCTGTCTAACTTCTACCTCGATATCGCTAAAGATCGGCTCTATATCAGCGCCCCTGATGATGTTCGCAGGCGAAGCTGCCAAACGGTACTTGCGATCGCACTTGAGAACCTAGCCCGCGCCATCGCTCCGGTCCTATCCCACATGGCAGAAGACATCTGGCAAGCGCTGCCCTACGCAAAATCTCACGCCTCAATTTTCGCTGCAGGATGGGTGCAGCTAGAAGACAACTGGCAAAATGCCAGCCTTGCTGCCACCTGGAGTCAGATTCGGCAGGTGCGTCAAGACGTTAATAAAGTTCTAGAAGAGGCCCGTTCTGCCAAAACCATTGGTTCCTCGCTAGAGGCCAAGGTGCAACTTCATGTTGCAGATAACAATCTACGGCAAACGTTAGCAGACCTCAATCCAGCCTCGGATCAAAAAACGAACGGAATTGATGAATTGCGGTACCTATTCCTAGCTTCACAGGTAGAACTGCTGGATTCCAATGATTTTGCCAAGACAGCACAGTATTCCTCAAAGTCTGATACCTTGACCGTAGGTGTCACCCCGGCCCAGGGACATAAGTGCGATCGCTGCTGGAACTATTCCGAGCACGTCGGCGCTTCAAGCCAACATCCTCTTCTATGCGAGCGCTGTGTGGACGTCATTGAATCACTGATTTCCCACGAGCAAATTGCCCAAAATGAGGAGGGAAGCTGGCACCCTCTTTAA
- the ndhD1 gene encoding photosynthetic/respiratory NAD(P)H-quinone oxidoreductase subunit D1 produces the protein MTLATFPWLTAIIFFPIVASAAIPLIPDPDGKGRPIRWYALTIGLINFVMLVYAFYTQYDISSSEMQMVERYDWIPQIGLQWSVGADGLSMSLILLTGFISTLAILASWPVTFKPRLFYFLILAMYGGQIAVFAVQDLLVFFLAWELELLPVYLLLSIWGGYKRQYAATKFILYTAGSSLFILVAALAMAFFGDVVTFDMRSLMAKDYPLTFQLLVYSAFLIAYAVKLPIVPLHTWLPDAHGEATAPVHMLLAGILLKMGGYAMIRMNVEMLPDAHAKFAPALIILGVVNIIYAALTSFAQRNLKRKIAYSSISHMGFVLIGIACFTDLGMSGAVLQMVSHGLIGASLFFLVGATYDRTHTLVLEEMGGVGQQMPKIFAMFTTCSMASLALPGMSGFVAELMVFVGFATSDAYSFSFRLIVVCLAAIGVILTPIYLLSMLREIFYGDENKELTSHEALIDAEPREVFIIACLLIPIIGIGLYPKIMTQVYDAKTSQLIARIRTSVPSIVQAATPTTEQQAVLLSQGVSQAPRL, from the coding sequence ATGACTTTAGCCACCTTTCCCTGGCTAACCGCAATTATCTTTTTTCCGATAGTGGCCTCTGCTGCGATTCCGCTGATTCCTGACCCCGACGGCAAAGGGCGACCAATTCGCTGGTATGCCCTCACCATTGGGCTGATCAACTTTGTGATGCTGGTCTATGCGTTTTACACGCAGTACGACATCTCCAGCTCTGAAATGCAGATGGTGGAGCGTTACGACTGGATCCCTCAAATTGGTCTCCAGTGGTCGGTGGGGGCGGATGGCCTCTCCATGTCGCTAATTCTGCTGACGGGTTTTATCAGTACGCTGGCGATTTTGGCTTCTTGGCCGGTTACCTTTAAGCCTCGGCTATTTTATTTTTTGATTTTGGCGATGTACGGCGGTCAGATTGCAGTGTTTGCGGTCCAAGATCTGCTGGTTTTCTTCTTGGCTTGGGAACTGGAGCTGCTGCCGGTTTATCTGCTGCTGTCGATTTGGGGTGGCTATAAGCGTCAGTATGCAGCAACAAAATTTATTTTATACACCGCTGGAAGTTCTCTGTTCATCTTGGTTGCAGCGCTGGCAATGGCTTTCTTTGGTGATGTAGTCACCTTTGACATGAGATCGCTAATGGCAAAGGACTACCCACTCACCTTCCAGCTGTTGGTCTACTCTGCCTTCTTGATTGCCTATGCAGTTAAGCTACCCATCGTACCGCTCCACACCTGGCTGCCGGATGCCCACGGTGAAGCCACTGCTCCGGTTCACATGCTGCTGGCAGGTATTCTGCTAAAAATGGGTGGCTACGCCATGATTCGCATGAATGTGGAGATGCTGCCGGACGCCCATGCTAAGTTTGCGCCTGCGCTGATTATTTTGGGAGTGGTCAACATTATCTATGCGGCCCTCACCTCCTTCGCTCAGCGCAACCTCAAACGGAAGATTGCCTATTCTTCAATTTCCCACATGGGCTTCGTCCTGATTGGGATTGCCTGCTTCACTGACTTGGGCATGAGTGGTGCTGTCTTGCAGATGGTCTCCCACGGTTTAATTGGGGCAAGCCTGTTTTTCTTGGTCGGCGCAACCTACGACCGCACTCATACCTTGGTTCTCGAAGAAATGGGGGGGGTCGGTCAGCAGATGCCTAAGATCTTTGCCATGTTCACGACCTGTAGTATGGCATCCTTGGCGCTACCGGGTATGAGTGGCTTTGTCGCTGAGCTGATGGTGTTTGTCGGCTTTGCAACTAGTGATGCCTACAGCTTCAGCTTTCGTTTGATTGTGGTCTGTTTAGCGGCAATTGGTGTGATCCTAACGCCTATCTACTTGCTATCAATGCTGCGGGAAATCTTCTACGGTGATGAGAACAAAGAGCTGACTTCCCACGAGGCTCTCATTGATGCAGAACCGCGTGAGGTATTTATCATTGCCTGTTTATTGATCCCCATCATTGGGATTGGTCTCTATCCCAAAATTATGACGCAGGTTTACGATGCTAAAACATCGCAGCTCATTGCTCGGATTCGTACCTCTGTACCTTCGATCGTTCAAGCGGCTACGCCCACAACAGAACAGCAGGCAGTTCTCTTAAGTCAAGGCGTTAGTCAGGCACCCCGGCTTTAA
- a CDS encoding class I SAM-dependent methyltransferase, which produces MFELDASIPAAKQCPICGQTGDRKFRKNHIWIRDCANCSHRFAELELGIDEVGQIYDGQYFQGDGLGYLDYLAEASLLRKKGQCYGKLLEGYCWPGTALDVGAAAGFILHGLMNYDWQSRGIEPNARIGRLGREKLRLNITPDTLETFPKSECYDLVMMIQVLSHFYDLEAALEVADRVTRPGGLWLIETWNRSSWTARLCGKRWRAYQPPTTQNWFSPCSLREIAEAYDFEEVGQGNATRWVSAPYLRSLLRYHGGFWSYPLEKLLAIIPNSWTMSWPVTDRFWAIYQKAENLD; this is translated from the coding sequence ATGTTTGAGCTTGATGCCAGTATCCCAGCAGCCAAACAATGCCCGATCTGCGGTCAGACAGGCGATCGCAAGTTCCGAAAAAATCACATCTGGATTCGGGATTGTGCCAACTGCAGTCATCGCTTTGCCGAACTAGAGCTTGGCATTGACGAAGTGGGCCAAATTTATGATGGCCAGTACTTTCAAGGAGACGGCCTTGGGTATCTTGACTATCTTGCTGAAGCCAGCCTGCTCAGGAAGAAAGGGCAATGTTACGGAAAGCTACTAGAAGGCTACTGTTGGCCTGGAACAGCGCTTGATGTAGGAGCCGCTGCTGGTTTTATCCTCCACGGGCTGATGAACTACGATTGGCAAAGCCGCGGGATTGAGCCCAACGCGCGCATCGGAAGATTAGGCCGCGAAAAGCTGCGGCTCAACATTACCCCAGATACCCTTGAAACGTTTCCTAAAAGTGAGTGTTACGACCTAGTTATGATGATTCAGGTCCTTTCTCATTTTTACGATCTTGAGGCTGCCCTAGAAGTTGCCGACCGCGTTACCCGACCGGGTGGCCTATGGCTGATCGAAACCTGGAATCGTAGTAGCTGGACGGCTCGTCTTTGTGGCAAGCGGTGGCGGGCCTATCAACCGCCCACCACACAAAACTGGTTTTCACCATGCTCTCTGCGAGAAATTGCCGAAGCTTACGACTTTGAAGAAGTGGGTCAAGGCAACGCAACCCGATGGGTGAGCGCCCCATACCTACGGTCCTTGCTCCGCTACCACGGCGGGTTTTGGTCGTATCCTCTTGAAAAGCTTTTGGCCATTATTCCCAACTCATGGACGATGTCTTGGCCCGTAACAGACCGCTTCTGGGCGATCTATCAGAAGGCCGAAAACCTAGATTAG
- a CDS encoding potassium channel family protein has translation MRLILVGSGKLIYFLARQFASKGYHLTIITHDSAEATTLSRQFKATVMVGDGSNPATLKDAEAYRADALLALTAEDQNNLAACQVAQKQYDVSRTLALVNDPDNQAIFQELGISIAFSATEIIASLIEQQLEQEDIKTVMSAAEGEVGVVEIALNEDSPAVGKTIKELEISSQAQITCIIRNQYLVSPERWTRLQVNDRLVLVSRPEHYGPFLRVLTGEGT, from the coding sequence ATGAGACTCATTTTGGTGGGGAGCGGTAAGCTCATTTACTTTTTGGCCCGACAGTTTGCCAGCAAGGGCTATCACCTAACAATCATCACGCACGATTCTGCCGAAGCAACAACCCTCTCTCGTCAGTTCAAAGCAACGGTGATGGTGGGCGACGGCAGCAATCCAGCGACTCTCAAGGATGCAGAAGCCTACCGCGCTGATGCACTGCTGGCGTTGACGGCGGAAGATCAGAATAATCTAGCTGCCTGTCAGGTCGCTCAGAAACAGTACGATGTCTCGCGCACACTGGCACTGGTGAATGATCCAGATAACCAGGCGATTTTTCAGGAACTAGGCATCTCAATTGCCTTCTCCGCCACCGAGATTATTGCCAGCCTGATTGAACAGCAGCTTGAGCAAGAAGATATCAAAACCGTCATGTCAGCCGCGGAGGGCGAGGTCGGCGTGGTTGAAATTGCTCTTAATGAAGACAGTCCTGCCGTTGGCAAAACCATCAAAGAGCTAGAAATTTCCAGTCAGGCTCAAATCACCTGCATTATTCGCAATCAATACTTGGTCTCGCCAGAACGGTGGACTCGGCTGCAGGTCAATGATCGCCTTGTGTTGGTGAGTCGCCCAGAACACTATGGGCCATTTTTGCGGGTACTAACGGGTGAGGGAACCTAG
- a CDS encoding potassium channel family protein: protein MAQSLYIVVVGCGRLGSILASRLSGQGHSVVAIDCNEKNFSGLSSEFSGFQVIGDAVELAVLEQAKTNQADCLFAVTDQDNINLMVAQVAKTVFDVPKVLARVFDPGKEEMYEQLGIATISPTKLSAEAFLQVFNQPQEVGA from the coding sequence ATGGCACAGTCTTTGTATATTGTCGTGGTTGGGTGTGGCCGCTTAGGCTCAATCCTTGCCAGTCGCTTAAGTGGTCAAGGTCATAGCGTTGTCGCAATTGACTGTAACGAGAAAAATTTCAGCGGTCTTTCCAGTGAATTCAGTGGCTTCCAAGTGATCGGAGATGCTGTCGAGTTAGCGGTGTTAGAGCAGGCCAAAACCAACCAGGCCGACTGTCTGTTTGCCGTCACCGATCAAGACAACATCAACCTAATGGTGGCTCAGGTGGCAAAAACCGTATTTGATGTTCCTAAGGTGCTAGCTCGCGTCTTTGACCCCGGTAAAGAGGAAATGTACGAACAACTGGGCATTGCAACGATTAGCCCGACGAAACTCTCTGCAGAGGCATTCCTGCAGGTCTTCAATCAGCCTCAGGAGGTGGGCGCATGA